The Candidatus Binatota bacterium genome segment TGCAGGCGCTGGCCGACAAGCTGGGCTTGGACAAGCAGGGCCGTAAGCCGGGGCTGGGATTGCTAGCCGACATCTTCGAAGAAGTAGTCGAGCACACCCTGCAGCAGCCGGTCTTCGTGACTCGATTTCCGCTCGAAGTGTCGCCCCTGTCGCGTAAATCTGACGATGACCCGCGCTTCGTGGACAGGTTCGAGTTGTTCATAGGTGGCCGGGAGATTGCCAACGGCTTCTCGGAGCTCAACGACTCCGAGGACCAGATGGAGCGCTTTCAGCAGCAGGCACGGCTGCGCGAGGCCGGCGACGAAGAGGCCCAGCAGGTGGACGAGGATTACGTGCGCGCGCTGGAGCACGGCCTGCCGCCAACGGCCGGCGAGGGCATAGGAATAGACCGACTGGTCATGGTGCTGGCCGGGGTGGAGTCCATACGCGACGTCATACTGTTTCCGCAGCTCAAGCCGGGCGGCCGGGTGGAGTCTAGCAGCAGATGAGGTGGGAAGCGTTTGTCGGATTGCGCTACCTGCGCACCCGGCGTTCGGAAGCCTTCGTTTCGGTCATAACCCTGATTTCCACGCTCGGGGTCATGACCGGGGTCATGGTCATGGTCATCACCCTGTCGGTCATGACCGGCTTCGAGGAAGACCTGCGCGATCGAATTCTCGGGCTGCACCCGCACCTGCGGGTCGACGGTCGCTTCGGAGCCGACAATCTCAGTGACGCCGAGGGCGTGGCCGCCCTGCTTCGCGAGGACCCCAGGGTCACCGACGCAGCCCCGGTAGCCAACGGCCAGCTGGTGTTGTCAGCGTCGGGGAGTCTCTCGGGCGTGTACGCCAGGGGTGTCGATCCGGCCTCGGCGAGCAGCGTGGACGGCATTCGCCCCTACATGGTGTCGGGTTCGCTCGAAGCCCTGGCTGAGCGCCAGGAGCACGGCCGCTCACGGCTGGGCGGCGTGGTGGTGGGCGCGGCCCTGCTGGATCGCCTGTTGCTCAAGACCGGCGACCTGGTGACGCTCATGGCTCCATCGTTTATGGCCAGCCCTGTTGGCGCGCTGCCCCGCAGCAGGCGCTTCGTGGTGGTGGGCTCTTTTGATTCGGGGATGGCCGAGTACGACAGCGGGTTGCTCTACATGCCCATCAAGGAGGCAGTTCTGCTCATGGGCCTGGAGGGCGGCAGCGGCGTGGAGGCGAGGGTGATCGACCCTTACAAGGCAGGCGAGGTGGCCAGCGATCT includes the following:
- a CDS encoding FtsX-like permease family protein, yielding MRWEAFVGLRYLRTRRSEAFVSVITLISTLGVMTGVMVMVITLSVMTGFEEDLRDRILGLHPHLRVDGRFGADNLSDAEGVAALLREDPRVTDAAPVANGQLVLSASGSLSGVYARGVDPASASSVDGIRPYMVSGSLEALAERQEHGRSRLGGVVVGAALLDRLLLKTGDLVTLMAPSFMASPVGALPRSRRFVVVGSFDSGMAEYDSGLLYMPIKEAVLLMGLEGGSGVEARVIDPYKAGEVASDLNLKLGLPYWVTSWTESHRNVFEALALEKTVYFLVLMLIILVAAFNIVATLYMVVMEKRRDIAVLRTLGARSMSVALVFVCKGMIIATVGTGLGALFGWLICLGLDQYEWIKLPEGVFYVSRLPVRIVLANFLAVMGAAMTLCLAAAIFPARKAVGVVPVDVLRYE